Proteins from a single region of Punica granatum isolate Tunisia-2019 chromosome 8, ASM765513v2, whole genome shotgun sequence:
- the LOC116187634 gene encoding tRNA-specific adenosine deaminase TAD3 isoform X4: MCSKQMGSDDIGQWRIEYIPDKPPVPPDQQPTVDVVASPIDPKFANAIVRRLNQVAPLENLRHVKRVQKKCLEGGKAELSVVLCIVPDNGDLRGMPPDVQELISSYQLSTFTTKVCKYAALSKEEWEAQCKLWPTSYHPPTYNISGITGFSEDDSRSVFSFMKYAVELATSGNEWVVNAAVIVDPISSQVIASACDQVCHSHGSPARTSAEPRCYGQVAAISAKSDVNGRTDYDSLPQNASSNYLEQKGAVVSCLSPWSWAKKCAHQSSSSLWHPLRHAAMVAIESSAERDRQLFPGSGRSEDMVSEMDCAQYSAGSPAKRQKTEDLRVEIDEKRDVHSLQGPLEKPYLCTGYDIYLAWEPCVMFPLFMPFQSLTSIDVSLRVIYPAYGFPGLLSLAKISSMSLDLSR, translated from the exons ATGTGCTCTAAACAAATGGGCAGTGACGACATTGGTCAGTGGCGAATAGAGTATATCCCGGACAAACCACCGGTCCCGCCGGACCAGCAACCCACTG TCGATGTTGTTGCTTCTCCGATTGACCCCAAGTTTGCCAATGCCATTGTCAG GCGTCTGAATCAAGTGGCACCTTTGGAGAATCTCCGGCATGTAAAGCGCGTGCAGAAGAAATGTCTGGAAGGAG GAAAGGCTGAGCTATCAGTCGTATTGTGTATAGTTCCTGATAATGGTGACTTACGCGGAATGCCTCCTGATGTGCAAGAGTTAATCAGTTCCTACCAGCTCAGTACTTTTACCACAAAG GTTTGCAAATATGCTGCATTGTCTAAGGAAGAATGGGAAGCACAATGCAAGCTTTGGCCAACATCGTATCATCCACCAACCTA CAATATCAGTGGCATAACTGGATTCTCTGAAGATGATTCGCGATCAGTTTTCAGCTTCATGAAGTATGCTGTTGAACTGGCAACCTCTGGCAATGAGTGG GTAGTTAATGCTGCAGTTATTGTGGATCCAATATCTAGTCAAGTAATTGCAAGTGCATGTGATCAAGTCTGTCATTCGCATGGTTCACCAGCTAGAACAAGTGCTGAACCCCGATGTTATGGACAGGTGGCTGCAATTAGTGCCAAGTCTGATGTCAATGGAAGGACAGACTATGATTCTCTGCCTCAGAATGCTTCCTCAAATTACCTAGAACAAAAAGGTGCAGTCGTTTCTTGTTTATCTCCATGGAGCTGGGCGAAGAAGTGTGCTCATCAGTCGAGCTCTAGTTTATGGCATCCATTGCGACATGCTGCTATGGTAGCTATAGAATCATCTGCTGAGAGGGATCGGCAGTTATTCCCTGGTTCAGGTAGAAGTGAAGATATGGTTTCAGAGATGGATTGTGCACAATATTCTGCAGGCTCCCCAGCAAAAAGGCaaaaaactgaagatctgagG GTTGAGATTGATGAGAAACGGGATGTGCATTCTCTACAGGGGCCCCTTGAAAAACCTTATCTATGCACCGGTTATGACATCTACCTTGCTTGGGAGCCTTGTGTGAT GTTTCCCCTCTTCATGCCATTTCAAAGCTTGACATCAATTGATGTATCTCTTAGAGTGATATACCCCGCATATGGATTCCCAGGGTTGTTATCATTAGCCAAGATTTCTTCAATGTCATTAGACTTGTCCCGCTGA
- the LOC116187634 gene encoding tRNA-specific adenosine deaminase TAD3 isoform X6, whose amino-acid sequence MCSKQMGSDDIGQWRIEYIPDKPPVPPDQQPTVDVVASPIDPKFANAIVRRLNQVAPLENLRHVKRVQKKCLEGGKAELSVVLCIVPDNGDLRGMPPDVQELISSYQLSTFTTKVCKYAALSKEEWEAQCKLWPTSYHPPTYNISGITGFSEDDSRSVFSFMKYAVELATSGNEWVVNAAVIVDPISSQVIASACDQVCHSHGSPARTSAEPRCYGQVAAISAKSDVNGRTDYDSLPQNASSNYLEQKGAVVSCLSPWSWAKKCAHQSSSSLWHPLRHAAMVAIESSAERDRQLFPGSGRSEDMVSEMDCAQYSAGSPAKRQKTEDLRVEIDEKRDVHSLQGPLEKPYLCTGYDIYLAWEPCVMVVIISQDFFNVIRLVPLRLW is encoded by the exons ATGTGCTCTAAACAAATGGGCAGTGACGACATTGGTCAGTGGCGAATAGAGTATATCCCGGACAAACCACCGGTCCCGCCGGACCAGCAACCCACTG TCGATGTTGTTGCTTCTCCGATTGACCCCAAGTTTGCCAATGCCATTGTCAG GCGTCTGAATCAAGTGGCACCTTTGGAGAATCTCCGGCATGTAAAGCGCGTGCAGAAGAAATGTCTGGAAGGAG GAAAGGCTGAGCTATCAGTCGTATTGTGTATAGTTCCTGATAATGGTGACTTACGCGGAATGCCTCCTGATGTGCAAGAGTTAATCAGTTCCTACCAGCTCAGTACTTTTACCACAAAG GTTTGCAAATATGCTGCATTGTCTAAGGAAGAATGGGAAGCACAATGCAAGCTTTGGCCAACATCGTATCATCCACCAACCTA CAATATCAGTGGCATAACTGGATTCTCTGAAGATGATTCGCGATCAGTTTTCAGCTTCATGAAGTATGCTGTTGAACTGGCAACCTCTGGCAATGAGTGG GTAGTTAATGCTGCAGTTATTGTGGATCCAATATCTAGTCAAGTAATTGCAAGTGCATGTGATCAAGTCTGTCATTCGCATGGTTCACCAGCTAGAACAAGTGCTGAACCCCGATGTTATGGACAGGTGGCTGCAATTAGTGCCAAGTCTGATGTCAATGGAAGGACAGACTATGATTCTCTGCCTCAGAATGCTTCCTCAAATTACCTAGAACAAAAAGGTGCAGTCGTTTCTTGTTTATCTCCATGGAGCTGGGCGAAGAAGTGTGCTCATCAGTCGAGCTCTAGTTTATGGCATCCATTGCGACATGCTGCTATGGTAGCTATAGAATCATCTGCTGAGAGGGATCGGCAGTTATTCCCTGGTTCAGGTAGAAGTGAAGATATGGTTTCAGAGATGGATTGTGCACAATATTCTGCAGGCTCCCCAGCAAAAAGGCaaaaaactgaagatctgagG GTTGAGATTGATGAGAAACGGGATGTGCATTCTCTACAGGGGCCCCTTGAAAAACCTTATCTATGCACCGGTTATGACATCTACCTTGCTTGGGAGCCTTGTGTGAT GGTTGTTATCATTAGCCAAGATTTCTTCAATGTCATTAGACTTGTCCCGCTGAGGTTATGGTAA
- the LOC116189659 gene encoding glutaredoxin-C4, with translation MAVRWSIPCLTLSALVLASLCMEAPSSAAASEDASAAAAAAAAAAADFVKKTISSHKIVIFSKSYCPYCRRAKAVFKELNQKPFVVELDQREDGSIIQAAMGERVKRHTVPQVFIDGKHIGGSDDTVDAYESGELATLLGIEVDYDEEDL, from the exons ATGGCGGTGAGGTGGTCGATCCCATGTCTTACGTTGTCGGCATTGGTGCTGGCATCTCTTTGTATGGAGGCGCCATCCTCTGCGGCAGCGTCGGAGGATGcctcagcagcagcagcagcagcagcagctgccGCCGCCGATTTCGTGAAGAAGACCATCTCCTCTCACAAGATCGTCATCTTCTCAAAATCCTATTGCCC GTACTGCCGGAGGGCTAAGGCTGTCTTCAAGGAGTTGAACCAAAAACCGTTCGTTGTTGAGCTTGATCAAAGAG AGGATGGGTCAATAATTCAAGCTGCAATGGGTGAACGTGTAAAGAGGCATACTGTACCACAGGTTTTCATCGATGGAAAGCACATCGGAGGCTCTGATG ATACTGTTGACGCGTATGAAAGCGGAGAACTCGCTACTCTTCTGGGGATCGAAGTAGACTATGATGAGGAAGATCTCTGA
- the LOC116187633 gene encoding uncharacterized protein LOC116187633, translating into MEEETPRRRRRSSKAHERKRRRAPSESIPSIALELAGSDTLFCLLLSALSKAQDSPNSSCRHLSLIKKCLRKLRQALLRESEAPVSPRSLPVPILSLLPVIVKSKFWDIACLGLEVVGAAALRSLETNEQIALDSDILSCVIWGLRSPCRKLKSAACGAMLDLSSSSVGRERLLECSALETLMDCFLQVPKCSWGSLTLCTGDDGSANRHMIACKEEEFPVILLDAIIILVNSCSNEQLENISLQSSESFSVLLKGLWTDLNSQILVNSVFESNQTGDFYPANSRVNDLAESIFRLSIDGQCANFVPSEDIRKRIFGSDEVSFENFMLNHWERSPRLINKIQRTVDEEDSFWSFLQHLNCKSSLPQFLTSMLQNMVSCPPIASDELDILNFLKQEKDKLAMPITYQQDIRVLKTERHLNREAHFFSDSWGSRSKKPYIFNCDDIAKCEEALEKGYTVAIRGMEFRFKSVAAITKGLASLFGQPSVGANLYLTPPNSQGLARHYDDHCVFVCQLIGTKQWTISPHQGNLLPRLYEPISGTCLSEASNGMDGCMQIMLKEGDILYVPRGFFHEAYTTNGGFSLHLTLAVEVEAPFEWEGFMHVALRCWSWKNLKQVVPEEHPTGSLDFISVKLLHIMIGLLGNSDPTFRKACLVGSISWSSFMSNWLGQSQRTIFSNLIEKINSESKFMEVLMALETAVRGNEDPFRRLRWLQILDQEGGTLKGHDGQIFDFAAEDLVSLCCKDRQKAEAAFMNVKSGFCKEMTLEQGSSSYRLVLEKYKKVRKQYLNGMLSLHCKLK; encoded by the exons ATGGAGGAGGAGACCCccagaaggaggaggaggagctccAAAGCCCATGAacggaagagaagaagagctCCTTCTGAATCCATTCCTTCCATCGCTCTCGAACTTGCCGGCTCCGACACTCTCTTCTGTTTACTGTTATCGGCGCTTTCCAAGGCGCAGGATTCACCCAATTCGAGTTGTCGACACCTATCCCTGATCAAGAAATGCCTGAGGAAACTGCGCCAAGCTCTACTCCGGGAGTCGGAGGCTCCGGTTTCGCCTCGGAGTCTTCCTGTTCCCATCCTCTCGTTGCTTCCGGTCATCGTTAAATCCAA GTTCTGGGATATTGCCTGTCTCGGGTTAGAGGTTGTTGGGGCAGCCGCCCTTCGGTCGCTTGAGACGAATGAACAGATTGCCTTGGATAGTGACATTTTGAGCTGTGTTATATGGGGTTTGAGGAGTCCCTGCAGAAAGCTTAAATCGGCTGCTTGTGGAGCTATGCTGGATTTGTCGAGTAGTTCGGTTGGGAGGGAGAGGCTTCTTGAGTGCTCGGCCTTGGAGACTCTCAT GGATTGCTTTCTTCAGGTCCCTAAATGTTCGTGGGGTTCTTTAACTCTGTGCACCGGAGATGATGGAAGCGCCAATAGACATATGATAGCCTGTAAGGAAGAGGAATTTCCAGTTATACTTCTTGATGCCATAATCATTCTTGTGAACAGCTGCAGCAACGAGCAGTTGGAAAATATTTCACTGCAATCCTCAGAATCTTTCTCAGTCCTTCTGAAGGGGCTATGGACAGATTTGAACAGTCAAATCTTAGTCAACAGTGTTTTTGAGTCCAATCAAACTGGAGATTTTTATCCTGCCAATTCTAGAGTTAACGACTTGGCAGAAAGCATTTTTAGACTTTCTATCGATGGTCAGTGTGCCAATTTTGTGCCAAGTGAAGATATTAGAAAAAGAATCTTTGGGTCAGATGAGGTcagttttgaaaattttatgctGAACCACTGGGAAAGATCGCCCCGTCTTATCAACAAAATCCAGAGGACAGTGGATGAGGAAGATAGTTTTTGGTCATTTCTGCAGCATCTAAATTGTAAAAGTTCGCTTCCTCAATTTCTGACTTCTATGCTTCAAAATATGGTTTCTTGTCCACCCATCGCTTCAGATGAACTAGACATCCTCAATTTCTTGAAGCAGGAGAAGGATAAGTTGGCCATGCCAATTACATACCAGCAGGACATAAGAGTATTGAAAACGGAGAGGCATTTGAACAGAGAGGCACATTTTTTCTCGGACAGCTGGGGTTCCCGTAGCAAGAAACCTTACATCTTTAACTGCGATGATATTGCAAAATGTGAAGAAGCTCTGGAAAAAGGTTATACAGTGGCTATTCGTGGCATGGAATTCCGTTTCAAGTCTGTTGCAGCAATAACTAAAGGGTTGGCATCTTTATTTGGTCAACCATCAGTAGGTGCAAATCTCTATTTGACGCCACCCAACTCACAGGGTTTAGCACGTCACTATGATGATCATTGCGTTTTTGTTTGTCAACTTATTGGCACAAAGCAATGGACAATATCTCCTCATCAGGGTAATCTCTTACCTCGATTGTATGAGCCAATTAGTGGGACATGCTTATCAGAGGCTTCCAATGGGATGGATGGCTGCATGCAAATCATGCTCAAGGAAGGAGATATTCTGTACGTACCAAGAGGCTTTTTTCATGAGGCTTACACTACCAATGGTGGATTTTCATTACATCTCACACTTGCTGTTGAAGTTGAGGCTCCATTTGA GTGGGAGGGCTTCATGCATGTGGCCCTTCGTTGCTGGAGTTGGAAGAACCTAAAGCAAGTAGTACCGGAGGAGCATCCGACTGGAAGTTTAGATTTCATCTCAGTGAAACTTTTGCATATCATGATTGGATTACTCGGTAACTCTGATCCTACATTTCGGAAGGCTTGCTTGGTTGGTTCAATTTCTTGGTCGTCTTTTATGTCCAATTGGCTTGGTCAGAGTCAGAGAACAATCTTCAGCAATTTGATTGAGAAAATCAATAGCGAGTCTAAGTTCATGGAAGTGTTGATGGCCTTGGAGACGGCTGTTCGTGGGAATGAGGATCCCTTTCGGCGTTTACGATGGCTTCAGATATTGGATCAGGAAGGAGGAACCCTTAAAGGACATGATGGGCAAATATTTGACTTCGCAGCTGAAGACCTGGTTTCTTTATGCTGCAAAGACAGACAGAAGGCAGAGGCGGCATTTATGAACGTCAAATCTGGGTTCTGCAAAGAGATGACACTCGAGCAGGGAAGTTCGAGTTACAGGTTGGTCCTTGAGAAGTATAAGAAAGTAAGGAAGCAATACTTGAATGGAATGCTCTCGCTCCACTGCAAATTGAAGTGA
- the LOC116187634 gene encoding tRNA-specific adenosine deaminase TAD3 isoform X5, producing the protein MCSKQMGSDDIGQWRIEYIPDKPPVPPDQQPTVDVVASPIDPKFANAIVRRLNQVAPLENLRHVKRVQKKCLEGGKAELSVVLCIVPDNGDLRGMPPDVQELISSYQLSTFTTKVCKYAALSKEEWEAQCKLWPTSYHPPTYNISGITGFSEDDSRSVFSFMKYAVELATSGNEWVVNAAVIVDPISSQVIASACDQVCHSHGSPARTSAEPRCYGQVAAISAKSDVNGRTDYDSLPQNASSNYLEQKGAVVSCLSPWSWAKKCAHQSSSSLWHPLRHAAMVAIESSAERDRQLFPGSGRSEDMVSEMDCAQYSAGSPAKRQKTEDLRFQVEIDEKRDVHSLQGPLEKPYLCTGYDIYLAWEPCVMVVIISQDFFNVIRLVPLRLW; encoded by the exons ATGTGCTCTAAACAAATGGGCAGTGACGACATTGGTCAGTGGCGAATAGAGTATATCCCGGACAAACCACCGGTCCCGCCGGACCAGCAACCCACTG TCGATGTTGTTGCTTCTCCGATTGACCCCAAGTTTGCCAATGCCATTGTCAG GCGTCTGAATCAAGTGGCACCTTTGGAGAATCTCCGGCATGTAAAGCGCGTGCAGAAGAAATGTCTGGAAGGAG GAAAGGCTGAGCTATCAGTCGTATTGTGTATAGTTCCTGATAATGGTGACTTACGCGGAATGCCTCCTGATGTGCAAGAGTTAATCAGTTCCTACCAGCTCAGTACTTTTACCACAAAG GTTTGCAAATATGCTGCATTGTCTAAGGAAGAATGGGAAGCACAATGCAAGCTTTGGCCAACATCGTATCATCCACCAACCTA CAATATCAGTGGCATAACTGGATTCTCTGAAGATGATTCGCGATCAGTTTTCAGCTTCATGAAGTATGCTGTTGAACTGGCAACCTCTGGCAATGAGTGG GTAGTTAATGCTGCAGTTATTGTGGATCCAATATCTAGTCAAGTAATTGCAAGTGCATGTGATCAAGTCTGTCATTCGCATGGTTCACCAGCTAGAACAAGTGCTGAACCCCGATGTTATGGACAGGTGGCTGCAATTAGTGCCAAGTCTGATGTCAATGGAAGGACAGACTATGATTCTCTGCCTCAGAATGCTTCCTCAAATTACCTAGAACAAAAAGGTGCAGTCGTTTCTTGTTTATCTCCATGGAGCTGGGCGAAGAAGTGTGCTCATCAGTCGAGCTCTAGTTTATGGCATCCATTGCGACATGCTGCTATGGTAGCTATAGAATCATCTGCTGAGAGGGATCGGCAGTTATTCCCTGGTTCAGGTAGAAGTGAAGATATGGTTTCAGAGATGGATTGTGCACAATATTCTGCAGGCTCCCCAGCAAAAAGGCaaaaaactgaagatctgagG TTTCAGGTTGAGATTGATGAGAAACGGGATGTGCATTCTCTACAGGGGCCCCTTGAAAAACCTTATCTATGCACCGGTTATGACATCTACCTTGCTTGGGAGCCTTGTGTGAT GGTTGTTATCATTAGCCAAGATTTCTTCAATGTCATTAGACTTGTCCCGCTGAGGTTATGGTAA
- the LOC116187634 gene encoding tRNA-specific adenosine deaminase TAD3 isoform X3, which produces MCSKQMGSDDIGQWRIEYIPDKPPVPPDQQPTVDVVASPIDPKFANAIVRRLNQVAPLENLRHVKRVQKKCLEGGKAELSVVLCIVPDNGDLRGMPPDVQELISSYQLSTFTTKVCKYAALSKEEWEAQCKLWPTSYHPPTYNISGITGFSEDDSRSVFSFMKYAVELATSGNEWVVNAAVIVDPISSQVIASACDQVCHSHGSPARTSAEPRCYGQVAAISAKSDVNGRTDYDSLPQNASSNYLEQKGAVVSCLSPWSWAKKCAHQSSSSLWHPLRHAAMVAIESSAERDRQLFPGSGRSEDMVSEMDCAQYSAGSPAKRQKTEDLRFQVEIDEKRDVHSLQGPLEKPYLCTGYDIYLAWEPCVMFPLFMPFQSLTSIDVSLRVIYPAYGFPGLLSLAKISSMSLDLSR; this is translated from the exons ATGTGCTCTAAACAAATGGGCAGTGACGACATTGGTCAGTGGCGAATAGAGTATATCCCGGACAAACCACCGGTCCCGCCGGACCAGCAACCCACTG TCGATGTTGTTGCTTCTCCGATTGACCCCAAGTTTGCCAATGCCATTGTCAG GCGTCTGAATCAAGTGGCACCTTTGGAGAATCTCCGGCATGTAAAGCGCGTGCAGAAGAAATGTCTGGAAGGAG GAAAGGCTGAGCTATCAGTCGTATTGTGTATAGTTCCTGATAATGGTGACTTACGCGGAATGCCTCCTGATGTGCAAGAGTTAATCAGTTCCTACCAGCTCAGTACTTTTACCACAAAG GTTTGCAAATATGCTGCATTGTCTAAGGAAGAATGGGAAGCACAATGCAAGCTTTGGCCAACATCGTATCATCCACCAACCTA CAATATCAGTGGCATAACTGGATTCTCTGAAGATGATTCGCGATCAGTTTTCAGCTTCATGAAGTATGCTGTTGAACTGGCAACCTCTGGCAATGAGTGG GTAGTTAATGCTGCAGTTATTGTGGATCCAATATCTAGTCAAGTAATTGCAAGTGCATGTGATCAAGTCTGTCATTCGCATGGTTCACCAGCTAGAACAAGTGCTGAACCCCGATGTTATGGACAGGTGGCTGCAATTAGTGCCAAGTCTGATGTCAATGGAAGGACAGACTATGATTCTCTGCCTCAGAATGCTTCCTCAAATTACCTAGAACAAAAAGGTGCAGTCGTTTCTTGTTTATCTCCATGGAGCTGGGCGAAGAAGTGTGCTCATCAGTCGAGCTCTAGTTTATGGCATCCATTGCGACATGCTGCTATGGTAGCTATAGAATCATCTGCTGAGAGGGATCGGCAGTTATTCCCTGGTTCAGGTAGAAGTGAAGATATGGTTTCAGAGATGGATTGTGCACAATATTCTGCAGGCTCCCCAGCAAAAAGGCaaaaaactgaagatctgagG TTTCAGGTTGAGATTGATGAGAAACGGGATGTGCATTCTCTACAGGGGCCCCTTGAAAAACCTTATCTATGCACCGGTTATGACATCTACCTTGCTTGGGAGCCTTGTGTGAT GTTTCCCCTCTTCATGCCATTTCAAAGCTTGACATCAATTGATGTATCTCTTAGAGTGATATACCCCGCATATGGATTCCCAGGGTTGTTATCATTAGCCAAGATTTCTTCAATGTCATTAGACTTGTCCCGCTGA
- the LOC116187634 gene encoding tRNA-specific adenosine deaminase TAD3 isoform X1 has protein sequence MCSKQMGSDDIGQWRIEYIPDKPPVPPDQQPTVDVVASPIDPKFANAIVRRLNQVAPLENLRHVKRVQKKCLEGGKAELSVVLCIVPDNGDLRGMPPDVQELISSYQLSTFTTKVCKYAALSKEEWEAQCKLWPTSYHPPTYNISGITGFSEDDSRSVFSFMKYAVELATSGNEWVVNAAVIVDPISSQVIASACDQVCHSHGSPARTSAEPRCYGQVAAISAKSDVNGRTDYDSLPQNASSNYLEQKGAVVSCLSPWSWAKKCAHQSSSSLWHPLRHAAMVAIESSAERDRQLFPGSGRSEDMVSEMDCAQYSAGSPAKRQKTEDLRFQVEIDEKRDVHSLQGPLEKPYLCTGYDIYLAWEPCVMCAMALVHQRIRRIFYAFPNASAGALGSVQRLQGEKSLNHHYAVFRVFMPQDTLRSVPIPLS, from the exons ATGTGCTCTAAACAAATGGGCAGTGACGACATTGGTCAGTGGCGAATAGAGTATATCCCGGACAAACCACCGGTCCCGCCGGACCAGCAACCCACTG TCGATGTTGTTGCTTCTCCGATTGACCCCAAGTTTGCCAATGCCATTGTCAG GCGTCTGAATCAAGTGGCACCTTTGGAGAATCTCCGGCATGTAAAGCGCGTGCAGAAGAAATGTCTGGAAGGAG GAAAGGCTGAGCTATCAGTCGTATTGTGTATAGTTCCTGATAATGGTGACTTACGCGGAATGCCTCCTGATGTGCAAGAGTTAATCAGTTCCTACCAGCTCAGTACTTTTACCACAAAG GTTTGCAAATATGCTGCATTGTCTAAGGAAGAATGGGAAGCACAATGCAAGCTTTGGCCAACATCGTATCATCCACCAACCTA CAATATCAGTGGCATAACTGGATTCTCTGAAGATGATTCGCGATCAGTTTTCAGCTTCATGAAGTATGCTGTTGAACTGGCAACCTCTGGCAATGAGTGG GTAGTTAATGCTGCAGTTATTGTGGATCCAATATCTAGTCAAGTAATTGCAAGTGCATGTGATCAAGTCTGTCATTCGCATGGTTCACCAGCTAGAACAAGTGCTGAACCCCGATGTTATGGACAGGTGGCTGCAATTAGTGCCAAGTCTGATGTCAATGGAAGGACAGACTATGATTCTCTGCCTCAGAATGCTTCCTCAAATTACCTAGAACAAAAAGGTGCAGTCGTTTCTTGTTTATCTCCATGGAGCTGGGCGAAGAAGTGTGCTCATCAGTCGAGCTCTAGTTTATGGCATCCATTGCGACATGCTGCTATGGTAGCTATAGAATCATCTGCTGAGAGGGATCGGCAGTTATTCCCTGGTTCAGGTAGAAGTGAAGATATGGTTTCAGAGATGGATTGTGCACAATATTCTGCAGGCTCCCCAGCAAAAAGGCaaaaaactgaagatctgagG TTTCAGGTTGAGATTGATGAGAAACGGGATGTGCATTCTCTACAGGGGCCCCTTGAAAAACCTTATCTATGCACCGGTTATGACATCTACCTTGCTTGGGAGCCTTGTGTGAT GTGTGCCATGGCACTTGTGCACCAGAGGATTCGGCGTATATTCTATGCATTCCCGAATGCGAGTGCTGGAGCCTTAGGGAGTGTCCAGAGGCTGCAGGGGGAGAAGAGCCTCAATCATCACTACGCCGTCTTCAGGGTTTTCATGCCACAAGATACTCTCAGAAGTGTGCCTATTCCTCTGTCATAG
- the LOC116187634 gene encoding tRNA-specific adenosine deaminase TAD3 isoform X2, translating to MCSKQMGSDDIGQWRIEYIPDKPPVPPDQQPTVDVVASPIDPKFANAIVRRLNQVAPLENLRHVKRVQKKCLEGGKAELSVVLCIVPDNGDLRGMPPDVQELISSYQLSTFTTKVCKYAALSKEEWEAQCKLWPTSYHPPTYNISGITGFSEDDSRSVFSFMKYAVELATSGNEWVVNAAVIVDPISSQVIASACDQVCHSHGSPARTSAEPRCYGQVAAISAKSDVNGRTDYDSLPQNASSNYLEQKGAVVSCLSPWSWAKKCAHQSSSSLWHPLRHAAMVAIESSAERDRQLFPGSGRSEDMVSEMDCAQYSAGSPAKRQKTEDLRVEIDEKRDVHSLQGPLEKPYLCTGYDIYLAWEPCVMCAMALVHQRIRRIFYAFPNASAGALGSVQRLQGEKSLNHHYAVFRVFMPQDTLRSVPIPLS from the exons ATGTGCTCTAAACAAATGGGCAGTGACGACATTGGTCAGTGGCGAATAGAGTATATCCCGGACAAACCACCGGTCCCGCCGGACCAGCAACCCACTG TCGATGTTGTTGCTTCTCCGATTGACCCCAAGTTTGCCAATGCCATTGTCAG GCGTCTGAATCAAGTGGCACCTTTGGAGAATCTCCGGCATGTAAAGCGCGTGCAGAAGAAATGTCTGGAAGGAG GAAAGGCTGAGCTATCAGTCGTATTGTGTATAGTTCCTGATAATGGTGACTTACGCGGAATGCCTCCTGATGTGCAAGAGTTAATCAGTTCCTACCAGCTCAGTACTTTTACCACAAAG GTTTGCAAATATGCTGCATTGTCTAAGGAAGAATGGGAAGCACAATGCAAGCTTTGGCCAACATCGTATCATCCACCAACCTA CAATATCAGTGGCATAACTGGATTCTCTGAAGATGATTCGCGATCAGTTTTCAGCTTCATGAAGTATGCTGTTGAACTGGCAACCTCTGGCAATGAGTGG GTAGTTAATGCTGCAGTTATTGTGGATCCAATATCTAGTCAAGTAATTGCAAGTGCATGTGATCAAGTCTGTCATTCGCATGGTTCACCAGCTAGAACAAGTGCTGAACCCCGATGTTATGGACAGGTGGCTGCAATTAGTGCCAAGTCTGATGTCAATGGAAGGACAGACTATGATTCTCTGCCTCAGAATGCTTCCTCAAATTACCTAGAACAAAAAGGTGCAGTCGTTTCTTGTTTATCTCCATGGAGCTGGGCGAAGAAGTGTGCTCATCAGTCGAGCTCTAGTTTATGGCATCCATTGCGACATGCTGCTATGGTAGCTATAGAATCATCTGCTGAGAGGGATCGGCAGTTATTCCCTGGTTCAGGTAGAAGTGAAGATATGGTTTCAGAGATGGATTGTGCACAATATTCTGCAGGCTCCCCAGCAAAAAGGCaaaaaactgaagatctgagG GTTGAGATTGATGAGAAACGGGATGTGCATTCTCTACAGGGGCCCCTTGAAAAACCTTATCTATGCACCGGTTATGACATCTACCTTGCTTGGGAGCCTTGTGTGAT GTGTGCCATGGCACTTGTGCACCAGAGGATTCGGCGTATATTCTATGCATTCCCGAATGCGAGTGCTGGAGCCTTAGGGAGTGTCCAGAGGCTGCAGGGGGAGAAGAGCCTCAATCATCACTACGCCGTCTTCAGGGTTTTCATGCCACAAGATACTCTCAGAAGTGTGCCTATTCCTCTGTCATAG